In one Polynucleobacter sp. JS-JIR-5-A7 genomic region, the following are encoded:
- a CDS encoding MFS transporter, whose product MNQPSNLFESPKRERFFLFALAGIQFTHILDFMIMMPLGPQFIKAFSINTHQFGLLLSSYTFAAAIAGIFATYYVDRFERRRLLLRLYVCFIIATIACGFAPNYHLLFIARACAGAFGGILGSLVQTIVADSIPFERRGKALGTVMAAFSVSTVAGVPLSLFLANHIDSLGWRVPFMFIGLISTLVLYIGYRNIPKISGHLHHVHEGSRFRQIYDILIAHHHLRAFVFMGLIMLTGFSVIPYIALYLTANVGVAESYISLIYLCGGVATLMSSRLIGHMADKYGKVRVFRILAIVSLIPLIVTTNLVPVPLWVVLINSTSFFILISGRMIPAMAMVSQLVEPKIRGTFMSLVGSVQMLASGIASVLAGVVVTITADGKMEHYNLVGYGAVACGLLTFWLVGYIHSDTKTKNA is encoded by the coding sequence TTGAACCAGCCATCTAATCTTTTTGAATCCCCTAAGCGAGAGCGTTTTTTTCTCTTTGCATTAGCCGGAATTCAGTTCACGCATATCTTGGATTTTATGATCATGATGCCTTTAGGGCCTCAGTTCATTAAAGCATTTTCAATCAATACTCATCAGTTTGGCTTATTGTTATCTTCCTATACTTTTGCGGCAGCAATTGCGGGAATATTTGCAACTTACTATGTCGACCGCTTTGAGAGACGGCGGTTACTCCTACGTTTATATGTTTGCTTCATCATTGCAACAATAGCCTGTGGTTTTGCACCGAACTACCATTTACTATTTATTGCGCGTGCTTGTGCAGGGGCCTTCGGTGGGATCTTGGGCTCACTTGTTCAAACTATCGTGGCTGACTCTATTCCGTTTGAACGTCGTGGCAAAGCCTTGGGTACTGTGATGGCCGCATTTTCGGTCTCGACCGTTGCCGGCGTTCCCTTGAGTTTATTTTTAGCCAATCACATCGACTCTTTAGGTTGGCGTGTGCCATTTATGTTTATTGGTTTGATCTCCACTCTCGTTTTGTATATTGGTTATCGTAATATTCCCAAGATTTCAGGGCATCTTCATCATGTTCATGAGGGAAGTCGTTTTAGACAAATCTATGACATCTTGATTGCCCATCACCACTTGCGTGCTTTTGTGTTCATGGGCTTAATCATGTTGACGGGATTCTCAGTGATTCCGTATATCGCGCTATATCTCACTGCCAATGTGGGTGTGGCTGAGTCCTATATTTCTCTGATCTATTTATGCGGTGGGGTGGCAACCTTAATGAGCTCCCGCTTGATTGGCCATATGGCAGATAAGTATGGCAAAGTACGCGTATTCAGAATCCTAGCAATAGTCAGTTTGATACCGCTGATCGTGACGACCAATTTAGTCCCCGTCCCTTTATGGGTGGTGTTAATTAATTCCACATCTTTCTTTATTCTCATCTCTGGGCGCATGATTCCAGCCATGGCAATGGTGAGTCAGTTAGTCGAGCCCAAGATTCGGGGAACTTTTATGAGCCTGGTAGGTTCGGTTCAGATGCTTGCCTCAGGTATTGCCTCAGTACTGGCTGGAGTAGTGGTAACCATCACGGCTGACGGTAAGATGGAGCACTACAACCTGGTTGGATATGGGGCGGTAGCCTGTGGCTTGCTCACGTTCTGGCTGGTAGGATATATTCATTCGGATACCAAAACGAAGAACGCGTAA
- the rnr gene encoding ribonuclease R, with the protein MRKAKDLVPREADRLGTVQGHRDGFGFVIPDDGGEDIFLSEREMSRVMHGDRVNVRVLGTDRRGRPEGQIVEVVLHANKVVIGRLLNENGVLIVAPEDKRIGHDILIPPKGQGQAKLGQVVSVEIIDYPDSYRQAVGRVVEVLGEIDDPGMEIEIAVRKYGVPHEFSAAAMKEAAALPDAVQQEDLEGRVDLRDVPLVTIDGADARDFDDAVYCEPVMYGKTKAWRLIVAIADVSHYVKPGHPLDDEGLLRATSVYFPRRVIPMLPEKISNGLCSLNPNVDRLCMVCDSVVDNNGIVLAYQFYPAVMHSAQRFTYDIVWEILSNSKGPEAARFTQFRPLLSNLYSLFKILLSAREKRGAIEFETTETQIISNELGKILRIEPRLRNDAHRLIEECMLTANVCAADFIDKNKHLSLYRVHGEPSEEKLMTLRQVLRTSGLSLDGGEKPKPRDYAKLMREIKDRPDANMLQSVVLRSMQQAMYQPDNEGHFGLAYPAYSHFTSPIRRYPDLLTHRVIKSILQKKPYTPVLPPKVPLNLTLPRKGKGRENAVNAKKSQSDAKDIAARGARAPKGANAALPIWGQLGVHCSSNERRADEASRDVEAWLKCYYMRDHLGQEYAGTVTGVANFGLFIQLENLFVEGMVHVTELGGDYFQYDEARQELRGERTGIRYRLGDRLHVLVSRVDLDARKIEFSLVKSSGAEGGGSSNRRQLLLAADTGRPNKKAAPNKSRPAHKTPQKPSGINVNAAKSAGTLGATQSKSKASRKNGKASKPGRSVGKPAGTKPPVRNTKARRK; encoded by the coding sequence ATGCGTAAAGCAAAAGACTTGGTGCCCCGCGAGGCTGATCGTTTAGGGACAGTTCAAGGGCATCGAGATGGATTTGGATTTGTTATTCCCGATGATGGTGGTGAAGATATTTTCCTCTCCGAAAGAGAGATGTCCCGTGTCATGCACGGCGATAGAGTCAATGTCAGAGTATTGGGAACGGATCGTCGTGGTCGCCCAGAAGGACAGATTGTTGAAGTCGTTCTGCATGCCAATAAGGTCGTAATCGGCCGCCTCTTAAATGAAAATGGTGTTTTGATTGTTGCGCCTGAAGATAAGCGTATCGGTCATGACATTTTGATTCCACCCAAGGGTCAAGGACAGGCCAAGTTAGGTCAAGTCGTTAGTGTTGAAATTATTGATTATCCAGATAGCTATCGTCAAGCAGTAGGCCGGGTTGTTGAGGTTCTAGGTGAGATTGATGATCCTGGTATGGAAATCGAAATTGCGGTGCGTAAGTACGGCGTACCCCATGAGTTCTCCGCCGCTGCCATGAAAGAAGCCGCTGCATTACCTGATGCAGTTCAGCAAGAAGATTTAGAAGGTCGCGTCGATTTACGTGATGTGCCATTGGTCACCATTGATGGTGCTGATGCCAGAGACTTTGACGATGCTGTTTATTGCGAGCCAGTAATGTACGGCAAGACTAAAGCTTGGCGTCTCATCGTCGCGATTGCTGACGTTTCGCATTACGTCAAACCGGGACACCCCTTGGATGACGAAGGCTTGCTGCGGGCAACCTCTGTGTACTTCCCAAGACGGGTCATTCCGATGTTGCCAGAGAAGATCTCGAATGGTCTTTGCTCACTCAACCCCAATGTTGATCGCCTCTGTATGGTGTGTGACTCGGTGGTGGATAACAATGGCATTGTATTAGCCTACCAGTTTTACCCAGCAGTCATGCATTCTGCACAACGTTTTACCTATGACATTGTTTGGGAAATTCTGTCCAATAGCAAAGGTCCGGAAGCAGCACGCTTTACCCAGTTTCGCCCGCTCTTAAGCAATCTCTACTCTTTATTTAAGATTCTGTTATCAGCCCGTGAGAAGCGTGGCGCAATCGAATTTGAAACTACAGAAACGCAAATCATTAGCAATGAACTTGGTAAGATTTTGCGAATCGAGCCGCGCCTGCGTAATGATGCTCATCGATTAATCGAAGAGTGTATGTTGACTGCTAACGTGTGTGCCGCAGACTTCATTGATAAAAATAAACATCTCAGCTTGTACCGTGTTCACGGCGAACCTTCTGAAGAGAAGTTGATGACCTTGCGTCAGGTATTAAGAACTTCAGGGCTATCTTTGGATGGTGGTGAAAAACCAAAACCTCGTGATTATGCAAAGTTGATGCGGGAGATTAAAGATCGACCTGATGCCAATATGCTGCAGTCAGTTGTATTGCGATCAATGCAGCAAGCGATGTATCAACCAGATAACGAAGGCCACTTTGGTTTGGCATATCCAGCCTACTCGCACTTCACCAGCCCGATTCGTCGCTACCCAGACTTATTGACCCATCGAGTTATTAAGTCAATTTTGCAGAAGAAGCCATACACGCCTGTTTTGCCTCCAAAAGTACCACTCAATTTGACCTTACCGCGTAAGGGTAAGGGAAGAGAGAATGCAGTCAATGCCAAAAAATCCCAAAGCGATGCGAAAGATATTGCAGCGAGAGGCGCTAGAGCGCCAAAAGGGGCTAACGCAGCATTACCAATTTGGGGTCAGCTAGGGGTTCACTGCTCCTCTAATGAGCGCCGCGCTGATGAAGCCTCGCGTGACGTTGAGGCATGGCTCAAGTGTTATTACATGCGAGATCATCTTGGTCAAGAGTATGCGGGTACGGTAACCGGGGTTGCTAACTTTGGATTATTTATTCAGCTGGAGAATCTTTTCGTTGAAGGTATGGTTCACGTTACTGAACTGGGTGGCGATTACTTCCAATACGATGAAGCCCGTCAAGAATTGCGTGGTGAACGGACAGGCATTCGTTATCGCTTAGGTGATCGTTTACATGTATTGGTGAGCCGTGTTGACTTAGATGCTCGCAAGATTGAATTCAGTCTCGTTAAGAGCTCCGGTGCTGAAGGTGGTGGATCTTCTAATCGCCGTCAATTATTATTGGCTGCTGATACTGGTCGACCTAATAAAAAGGCGGCACCTAATAAGAGTAGACCTGCTCATAAAACGCCTCAAAAGCCCAGTGGGATCAACGTTAATGCTGCAAAATCCGCTGGTACCTTGGGCGCAACGCAGTCCAAAAGTAAAGCGAGTCGTAAAAACGGTAAGGCAAGTAAACCCGGTAGATCCGTCGGCAAGCCTGCAGGCACAAAACCACCAGTACGCAATACCAAAGCCAGACGTAAATAA
- a CDS encoding dienelactone hydrolase family protein, whose protein sequence is MIEYKRPDGQLVNGYLAEPADQSHAPGVVVIQEWWGLDSEVKAVADRLAKAGYRALVPDLYRGKLALEAKEAEHLMGDLNFGDAAGQDIRGAVQYLKATGSKKVAVTGFCMGGALTVLSACHVPELDGTVVWHGYPPLEYVDAKAITKPMMAHWASHDDFFAISGVDQLDTKLTEANIQHEFYRYDAKHAFANPKADSRGMPPLQYNEAAANLAWERTMAFLKKNLA, encoded by the coding sequence ATGATCGAATACAAAAGACCCGATGGGCAATTAGTCAATGGATACTTGGCAGAGCCAGCAGATCAATCTCATGCTCCAGGGGTGGTCGTTATTCAGGAGTGGTGGGGGCTTGATAGTGAGGTGAAGGCTGTAGCTGATCGCTTGGCTAAGGCAGGGTATCGTGCACTAGTGCCTGATTTATATCGTGGCAAACTCGCTCTAGAAGCTAAAGAAGCAGAGCACCTTATGGGAGATCTGAACTTTGGTGATGCAGCGGGTCAAGATATTCGTGGTGCCGTTCAGTATCTCAAGGCTACTGGTAGCAAAAAAGTAGCAGTCACTGGCTTTTGTATGGGCGGTGCATTAACCGTACTATCCGCCTGTCATGTTCCTGAGCTTGATGGCACGGTGGTCTGGCATGGTTACCCTCCGCTGGAATATGTAGATGCCAAAGCGATCACAAAGCCAATGATGGCGCACTGGGCTAGCCATGATGATTTCTTTGCCATCTCGGGCGTTGATCAACTAGATACAAAGTTAACTGAGGCGAATATCCAGCATGAGTTCTATCGCTACGATGCTAAGCATGCCTTTGCTAATCCAAAGGCGGATAGTCGCGGTATGCCACCATTGCAATATAACGAGGCTGCAGCAAACTTAGCTTGGGAAAGAACCATGGCATTCTTAAAAAAGAACTTGGCTTAA
- a CDS encoding adenylosuccinate synthase, whose protein sequence is MSSKQQAKGRNVVVIGTQWGDEGKGKVVDWLTDHARAVVRFQGGHNAGHTLIIGGKKTILRLIPSGIMHKEVICYIGNGVVLSPEALFKEIGELEDAGLDVQSRLKISEATTLILPYHVAIDHAREKKRGEAKIGTTGRGIGPAYEDKVARRALRVQDLFYPEKFAAQLRENLEYHNFMLINYYGAEPVNYEKTLAEAMSYAERIKPMVVDVSSALYAAEQAGQNLLFEGAQGTLLDIDHGTYPYVTSSNCVAGNAAAGSGVGPDSLQYILGITKAYCTRVGAGPFPSELYDHDNPARQDPIGIRLAEVGKEFGSVTGRPRRTGWLDAAALKRSIQINGLSGLCITKLDVLDGLETIRLCVGYKLDGKKLDVLPRGAESVARCEPIYEDFPGWKGTTFGIREWDKLPVEAQNFLRRIEEVAGKPIAMVSTGPERDETILLQHPFQD, encoded by the coding sequence ATGTCTTCAAAGCAGCAAGCAAAAGGTCGTAACGTCGTTGTCATTGGCACCCAGTGGGGTGATGAAGGCAAAGGTAAGGTAGTTGATTGGTTAACTGATCACGCTCGAGCAGTTGTGCGCTTTCAGGGTGGTCACAATGCTGGTCATACCTTAATCATTGGTGGTAAGAAAACGATTTTGCGTTTGATTCCTTCTGGAATCATGCATAAAGAGGTGATCTGTTACATCGGCAATGGTGTGGTGCTGTCACCAGAGGCGCTCTTTAAAGAAATCGGCGAGCTTGAAGATGCCGGTTTAGATGTCCAATCCCGTCTAAAAATCTCCGAAGCCACTACTTTGATTCTCCCGTACCACGTAGCAATTGATCATGCCCGTGAGAAAAAGCGTGGGGAAGCCAAGATCGGTACAACCGGGCGTGGCATTGGCCCGGCTTATGAGGATAAAGTAGCACGTCGTGCTTTGCGCGTACAAGATTTGTTCTATCCGGAAAAGTTTGCAGCGCAATTGCGTGAGAACTTGGAGTATCACAACTTTATGCTTATCAACTATTACGGCGCTGAGCCTGTCAACTATGAGAAGACGCTTGCTGAAGCGATGTCTTATGCAGAGCGCATCAAGCCAATGGTAGTCGATGTCTCTAGCGCTTTATATGCTGCTGAGCAAGCGGGTCAAAACCTCTTATTTGAAGGTGCGCAAGGTACCTTGCTCGATATCGATCATGGTACTTATCCATATGTGACTTCTAGTAACTGCGTAGCGGGCAATGCAGCGGCGGGTTCTGGTGTTGGTCCTGATTCACTTCAATATATCTTGGGTATTACGAAAGCCTATTGCACGCGTGTTGGTGCGGGCCCATTCCCAAGCGAGCTCTATGATCATGACAATCCAGCAAGACAAGATCCTATTGGTATTCGTCTTGCTGAAGTTGGCAAGGAATTTGGTTCTGTTACCGGTCGTCCCCGTCGCACTGGCTGGTTAGATGCTGCTGCTTTGAAGCGCTCGATTCAGATCAATGGTTTATCAGGTCTGTGCATTACCAAGCTGGATGTGCTCGATGGCCTCGAAACCATTCGCTTGTGCGTGGGCTACAAGCTCGATGGCAAGAAGTTAGATGTATTGCCGCGGGGCGCAGAGTCAGTAGCTCGATGTGAGCCAATCTATGAAGATTTCCCAGGCTGGAAAGGCACCACTTTTGGGATTCGCGAGTGGGATAAGCTACCTGTAGAGGCGCAAAATTTCCTGCGCCGTATTGAAGAAGTGGCTGGTAAGCCAATCGCAATGGTTTCTACAGGACCAGAGCGTGATGAAACCATTCTTCTCCAACATCCCTTTCAGGATTGA
- the hflC gene encoding protease modulator HflC, producing the protein MNANRLIVAAVAFIALVYVLSSSIFVVDQRKFAVVFSFGQIVRVIEKPGLQVKYPGPFESVRFFDRRILTIDNPEAERFITAEKKNLLVDSYVKWRIVDPRKFFISFKGDERLAQDRLTQLVRSALNEEFTKRTVRELISDQREEVMQGIRKKVAVDASDIGVEIVDVRLKRVDLLAEISDSVYRRMEAERKRVANELRSTGAAESDKIRANAERQRDTILAEAYRDAQKIKGAGDAKATSLYAEAFGRDPQFAQFYQSLEAYRNSFKDKKDVMVVEPNGEFFKFLHKK; encoded by the coding sequence ATGAATGCTAATCGTCTGATCGTCGCTGCGGTTGCATTTATTGCGCTCGTCTATGTACTGTCTTCCAGTATCTTTGTTGTGGATCAACGCAAGTTCGCCGTTGTGTTCTCTTTTGGTCAGATCGTGCGCGTGATTGAGAAACCGGGTCTGCAGGTGAAGTATCCAGGTCCATTTGAGAGTGTGCGTTTCTTCGACCGTCGTATTTTGACAATTGATAATCCAGAGGCAGAGCGCTTCATTACTGCTGAGAAGAAAAATCTGCTCGTAGATTCTTATGTGAAGTGGCGCATTGTTGATCCTCGTAAATTCTTCATTAGCTTCAAAGGTGATGAGCGCCTGGCGCAAGATCGCTTAACGCAACTAGTGCGATCCGCATTAAATGAAGAGTTCACCAAGCGCACAGTCCGTGAATTGATTTCTGATCAGCGTGAAGAAGTGATGCAAGGTATTCGCAAGAAGGTCGCGGTTGATGCATCTGATATTGGCGTAGAAATTGTGGATGTCCGCTTAAAACGTGTTGACCTCTTGGCTGAGATTAGTGATTCAGTCTATCGCCGGATGGAGGCTGAGCGTAAGCGTGTAGCCAATGAGTTGCGCTCTACTGGTGCAGCAGAGTCTGACAAAATTCGCGCTAATGCAGAGCGTCAACGCGATACGATTTTGGCTGAAGCCTATCGTGATGCTCAAAAGATCAAAGGGGCGGGAGATGCTAAGGCTACCTCACTCTATGCCGAAGCATTTGGACGTGATCCACAGTTTGCGCAGTTCTATCAGAGCTTGGAGGCCTACCGTAACTCTTTCAAGGATAAGAAAGATGTGATGGTGGTGGAGCCGAATGGTGAGTTCTTCAAGTTTCTGCATAAAAAATAA
- a CDS encoding ATP phosphoribosyltransferase regulatory subunit, translated as MNRWLLPEDIADVLPAEARKVESLRRAILDLYQSYGYELVAPPILEFLDSLLTGTGSDLNLQTFKLVDQLSGRTLGLRADITPQVARIDAHLLNRVGVTRLCYAGSVAHARTPVGSSSREQLQLGAEIYGCANWEADFEAITLLLKTLDVAGLKKVYLDLSHAGILTGILADQKLAKETIETLYGLLQTKDRPRLQQWATCLPAKIADALLALTELNGPCAEVLAQAKQVLPKHAAIDQALADLERIVSAANANVGIELSIDLADLRGYQYHSGVMFAAYVDGLPQPIARGGRYDQVGQAFGRSRPATGFSLDLLTLASLSPLQVRKFAILAPWVQDVVLENAITELRNRGEVVIQVLAGESVEAAEYECDRALVKQGNSWEVKKN; from the coding sequence ATGAATCGTTGGTTACTTCCTGAAGATATTGCAGACGTTTTGCCAGCTGAGGCTCGCAAGGTAGAGTCTTTGCGTCGTGCCATCTTGGATCTTTATCAATCCTATGGCTATGAACTAGTGGCTCCTCCAATTTTGGAGTTCTTGGATTCACTCTTAACTGGCACGGGTTCTGATCTCAATTTGCAAACTTTCAAATTGGTTGATCAATTATCAGGTCGCACCTTGGGCTTGCGTGCGGATATCACTCCACAAGTCGCGCGTATCGATGCGCACTTATTAAATCGGGTAGGTGTTACTCGGCTTTGCTATGCGGGCTCGGTTGCGCATGCACGCACCCCCGTAGGTAGCTCATCACGCGAACAATTGCAATTGGGTGCAGAGATCTATGGCTGCGCCAATTGGGAAGCGGACTTTGAAGCTATTACCTTATTGCTCAAGACTCTGGATGTAGCTGGTCTCAAAAAGGTGTATTTAGATTTGTCACACGCTGGCATCTTGACTGGTATTTTGGCTGATCAAAAGCTCGCTAAAGAAACCATTGAAACTTTATATGGCCTTTTGCAGACCAAGGATCGCCCTCGTTTACAACAATGGGCAACCTGTTTGCCTGCCAAGATTGCTGACGCTTTGCTTGCATTGACAGAATTAAATGGTCCGTGCGCTGAAGTGCTAGCTCAGGCAAAGCAGGTGCTACCGAAGCATGCTGCTATTGATCAGGCATTAGCAGACTTAGAGCGGATAGTTTCTGCAGCAAATGCTAATGTAGGTATAGAGCTCAGCATTGACCTAGCTGATCTGCGTGGCTATCAATATCACAGCGGTGTGATGTTTGCAGCTTATGTAGATGGCTTGCCGCAACCGATAGCTAGAGGCGGGCGCTATGACCAGGTGGGTCAGGCCTTTGGTCGCTCCCGGCCTGCTACTGGATTTTCCTTGGATCTACTTACATTGGCTAGCTTGTCACCTTTACAGGTTCGTAAATTCGCTATCCTTGCACCTTGGGTTCAGGATGTGGTCTTAGAAAATGCCATCACTGAATTGCGCAATCGTGGTGAAGTAGTGATTCAGGTTCTCGCCGGAGAATCCGTTGAGGCAGCTGAATATGAATGTGATCGAGCATTGGTGAAGCAGGGTAACTCTTGGGAAGTAAAGAAGAACTAA
- a CDS encoding malate synthase G, with the protein MTARTTCNGLQVATPLYRFIEDKVLPGTGIKSADFWKGFDEIVTDLTPKNEALLAKRDRLQLDLDKWHKANPGSIKDMPAYRKYLKEIGYIEDVPATIKATTQNVDDELALQAGPQLVVPVLNARYALNAANARWGSLYDALYGTDVISEAEGATKDGAYNPIRGAKVVAFARQFLDESAPLAGALYRDVVAYSVVDKKLSVKLKDGSTTSLVDEKQFVGYQGDASAPSSILLRNHGIHIDIEIDRTKTIGAADPAGVNDVVLEAALSTILDLEDSVAVVDGDDKVLAYENWLGILKGTLVEEVSKGGKTFTRKLNPDRQYKAGIGATNAKDGIVTLHGRSLLFLRNVGHLMTNPAIITSEGKEIYEGILDAVVTVLIALYDINRPATQAIGNTRKGSVYIVKPKMHSAEEVAFASELFGRVEKLLGLPENTVKLGIMDEERRMSVNIKAAIAAAGARVAFINTGFLDRTGDEMHTGMYGGAMVRKGRMKIAKWFGAYERRNVLAGLDCGLRGRAQIGKGMWPAPDLMKEMVEQKGAHPLAGANTAWVPSPTAATLHAMHYHQVNVAKIQEEMEKEDTAAEYEALTDDLLTVPIALYPDWTKEEIREALNNNCQGILGYVVRWIDQGVGCSKVPDIYNVGLMEDRATLRISSQHIANWLLHKYVTKAEVEEAMQRMASIVDMQNAGDPLYRPMMPNYKDSYAFKAASDLIFKGLEQPNGYTEPLLHAWRLKVKQAQAK; encoded by the coding sequence ATGACTGCGCGTACTACCTGTAATGGCCTTCAAGTAGCAACCCCCTTGTATCGTTTTATTGAAGACAAAGTGCTTCCTGGAACTGGCATTAAGAGTGCTGATTTTTGGAAGGGTTTTGATGAAATCGTTACAGACTTAACTCCAAAAAATGAAGCTTTACTGGCAAAGCGCGATCGTTTACAGCTTGATCTAGATAAATGGCACAAAGCCAATCCAGGCTCAATTAAAGATATGCCTGCGTATCGCAAATATTTAAAAGAAATTGGTTATATCGAGGATGTTCCTGCCACGATTAAGGCTACCACTCAGAATGTGGATGATGAGCTAGCTCTCCAAGCTGGCCCTCAGCTTGTTGTTCCAGTTCTCAATGCGCGCTATGCCTTGAATGCTGCTAATGCCCGTTGGGGATCTTTGTATGATGCTTTATATGGCACAGACGTGATCTCTGAAGCAGAAGGTGCCACTAAGGATGGTGCTTACAACCCGATTCGAGGTGCAAAGGTAGTTGCCTTTGCCCGTCAGTTTTTAGATGAATCCGCTCCTTTGGCTGGGGCTTTATATCGCGATGTAGTAGCCTATAGCGTTGTAGATAAAAAACTGTCCGTTAAATTAAAAGACGGTAGCACTACTAGCTTGGTTGATGAAAAACAGTTCGTGGGCTATCAGGGCGATGCTTCTGCACCATCATCCATTTTGTTGCGCAATCATGGTATTCATATTGATATCGAAATCGACAGGACTAAAACTATTGGTGCTGCTGATCCAGCCGGAGTCAATGATGTGGTGCTCGAGGCAGCACTCTCAACCATCTTGGACTTAGAAGACTCAGTAGCTGTAGTTGATGGCGATGACAAAGTACTTGCTTATGAGAACTGGTTGGGTATTCTCAAAGGTACCTTGGTTGAAGAAGTCAGTAAGGGTGGTAAAACATTTACCCGTAAACTGAACCCAGATCGTCAATATAAAGCAGGTATAGGCGCAACCAACGCAAAAGATGGCATTGTGACGCTGCATGGCCGCTCACTCTTATTCCTTCGCAACGTTGGTCACTTGATGACTAACCCAGCCATCATTACTAGCGAAGGTAAGGAAATCTACGAAGGTATCTTAGATGCCGTAGTCACCGTATTAATTGCTTTGTATGACATCAATCGCCCAGCAACTCAGGCCATTGGCAATACACGCAAGGGCTCTGTCTACATTGTGAAGCCAAAAATGCACAGCGCAGAAGAAGTGGCGTTTGCTAGCGAGCTCTTCGGCCGTGTTGAGAAATTACTGGGTTTACCCGAGAACACTGTCAAATTAGGCATCATGGATGAAGAGCGCCGTATGAGCGTCAATATTAAAGCTGCTATTGCTGCAGCTGGTGCTCGCGTTGCGTTTATTAATACTGGGTTCTTAGATCGCACCGGTGATGAAATGCATACCGGTATGTATGGTGGTGCCATGGTTCGCAAAGGCAGAATGAAGATTGCTAAATGGTTCGGAGCGTATGAGCGCCGTAACGTATTAGCAGGATTGGATTGTGGTCTACGTGGCCGTGCACAGATTGGTAAGGGTATGTGGCCTGCGCCAGATCTGATGAAGGAGATGGTAGAACAAAAAGGGGCGCATCCTCTAGCCGGAGCCAATACGGCTTGGGTACCATCGCCTACCGCTGCCACTTTGCATGCCATGCACTATCACCAAGTGAATGTGGCCAAAATTCAAGAAGAGATGGAGAAAGAAGATACTGCAGCTGAGTATGAGGCTTTAACTGACGATCTCTTGACTGTGCCAATTGCGCTCTATCCTGATTGGACTAAAGAGGAGATTCGCGAAGCTCTCAATAATAATTGCCAAGGTATCTTAGGTTATGTAGTGCGCTGGATTGACCAAGGCGTAGGTTGCTCTAAGGTGCCTGATATTTATAACGTAGGCTTAATGGAAGATCGTGCAACTTTGCGTATTTCTAGTCAGCACATTGCCAATTGGTTGCTACACAAATACGTCACTAAGGCGGAAGTAGAGGAAGCAATGCAACGCATGGCTAGCATTGTTGATATGCAAAATGCTGGCGACCCTTTGTACAGGCCAATGATGCCAAACTACAAAGACTCTTATGCCTTTAAAGCTGCTAGTGATTTGATCTTCAAAGGTCTAGAGCAGCCTAATGGCTACACTGAGCCACTCTTGCATGCATGGCGTTTGAAAGTAAAGCAGGCGCAAGCGAAGTAA